In Gossypium arboreum isolate Shixiya-1 chromosome 6, ASM2569848v2, whole genome shotgun sequence, the following are encoded in one genomic region:
- the LOC108482702 gene encoding probable flavin-containing monooxygenase 1 isoform X1, translating to MACEQISYRKSTRVGIIGAGISGIAAAKQLSHHNPIVLEATDSIGGVWKHCSFASTKLQTPRCDFEFSDYPWPQRDNSTFPSYLDILHYLHAYATHFDVLKFVRFNSRVVEIRYIGGGDGRETTNLDVAAGPGEFGPLLSGHPVWEVAVETHPSKTVERYGFELLVVCIGKYGDIPKMPVFPPNKGQEVYGGKVMHTLDYSKLDKEVARELLKGKKVAVVGYKKSAIDLATECAQANQGADGQPCTMVIRTLHWTVPAYWIWGLPFFLFYSTRSSQFLHQRPNQGLVRNLLCPLLSPVRKAVSKFIESYLVWKLPLVKYGLKPDHPFEEDYASCQMAILPENFFSEADKGKIMFKKTPRWWFWNGGLEFEDNTKLEADVVLLATGFEGKKKIQDLLPQPFSSLIVDSSGIMPLYRGTIHPLIPNMAFVGYIESVSNLQTAELRCKWLSRLADGLFKLPSIEKMLDQTSEEIEIMKKTTRFYKRHCISTFSINHSDEICEEMGWKCWRKNNWVLEAFAPYSSQDYGEED from the exons ATGGCCTGTGAGCAAATTAGCTACCGTAAATCAACGAGGGTTGGGATTATCGGGGCTGGTATCAGCGGCATCGCTGCTGCTAAACAGCTCTCCCATCATAATCCCATCGTTCTCGAGGCCACTGATTCAATTGGTGGCGTTTGGAAACATTGCTCATTTGCTTCCACTAAGCTCCAAACTCCTCGATGCGATTTCGAGTTCTCGGATTACCCTTGGCCTCAAAGGGATAACTCCACTTTCCCTTCTTATCTTGACATCCTCCACTACTTGCATGCTTACGCTACACACTTTGATGTGTTGAAGTTTGTTAGGTTCAATTCCAGGGTGGTTGAGATTCGCTACATTGGCGGCGGCGACGGCAGAGAAACCACTAACTTGGATGTGGCGGCTGGACCTGGAGAGTTTGGACCTCTTTTGAGTGGCCATCCTGTCTGGGAAGTCGCTGTGGAAACACATCCATCAAAAACTGTAGAG AGATATGGGTTTGAACTACTGGTGGTATGCATAGGGAAATATGGGGATATACCGAAAATGCCAGTTTTCCCTCCCAATAAAGGCCAAGAAGTTTATGGTGGTAAAGTTATGCACACCCTCGATTATTCTAAGCTCGATAAAGAAGTCGCCCGAGAGTTGTTGAAAGGCAAGAAAGTCGCTGTCGTTGGCTATAAGAAATCTGCCATTGATTTAGCTACTGAATGTGCCCAGGCAAACCAAG GAGCAGATGGACAACCTTGTACAATGGTGATAAGGACACTACATTGGACGGTTCCAGCTTACTGGATTTGGGGTTTGCCCTTTTTCTTGTTTTATTCAACAAGGTCTTCTCAGTTTCTCCATCAAAGGCCAAACCAGGGGCTGGTCAGGAATTTGCTTTGCCCTCTTTTGTCTCCTGTG AGAAAAGCAGTCTCCAAGTTCATAGAGTCTTATCTGGTGTGGAAGCTTCCATTAGTGAAGTATGGACTAAAACCAGACCACCCCTTTGAGGAAGATTATGCATCTTGCCAAATGGCTATCCTGCCTGAAAATTTCTTCTCAGAGGCAGACAAGGGAAAGATCATGTTCAAAAAAACACCCAGATGGTGGTTTTGGAATGGGGGACTCGAATTCGAAGACAACACCAAGTTAGAAGCCGACGTGGTGCTCCTCGCCACCGGTTTCGAAGGCAAAAAGAAGATCCAAGACCTGCTGCCTCAACCCTTCTCGAGTTTAATAGTCGACTCGTCGGGGATCATGCCCTTATATAGGGGCACAATCCATCCATTGATCCCAAACATGGCGTTCGTGGGGTACATCGAGAGTGTTTCGAACCTGCAGACGGCTGAGCTAAGGTGCAAATGGCTGTCGAGACTGGCTGATGGACTGTTCAAGCTACCTAGCATCGAGAAAATGCTAGACCAAACCAGCGAAGAAATCGAGATCATGAAGAAAACGACTCGGTTCTACAAGAGGCATTGCATTTCTACATTCAGTATTAACCACAGTGATGAGATTTGTGAAGAGATGGGATGGAAATGTTGGAGGAAGAATAATTGGGTGTTGGAAGCTTTCGCTCCTTACAGCAGTCAAGATTATGGAGAAGAAGACTAg
- the LOC108482702 gene encoding putative flavin-containing monooxygenase 2 isoform X2: protein MQYIFNYSSSSRVGIIGAGISGIAAAKQLSHHNPIVLEATDSIGGVWKHCSFASTKLQTPRCDFEFSDYPWPQRDNSTFPSYLDILHYLHAYATHFDVLKFVRFNSRVVEIRYIGGGDGRETTNLDVAAGPGEFGPLLSGHPVWEVAVETHPSKTVERYGFELLVVCIGKYGDIPKMPVFPPNKGQEVYGGKVMHTLDYSKLDKEVARELLKGKKVAVVGYKKSAIDLATECAQANQGADGQPCTMVIRTLHWTVPAYWIWAVSKFIESYLVWKLPLVKYGLKPDHPFEEDYASCQMAILPENFFSEADKGKIMFKKTPRWWFWNGGLEFEDNTKLEADVVLLATGFEGKKKIQDLLPQPFSSLIVDSSGIMPLYRGTIHPLIPNMAFVGYIESVSNLQTAELRCKWLSRLADGLFKLPSIEKMLDQTSEEIEIMKKTTRFYKRHCISTFSINHSDEICEEMGWKCWRKNNWVLEAFAPYSSQDYGEED from the exons atgcaatatatatttaattatagtTCTTCTTCAAG GGTTGGGATTATCGGGGCTGGTATCAGCGGCATCGCTGCTGCTAAACAGCTCTCCCATCATAATCCCATCGTTCTCGAGGCCACTGATTCAATTGGTGGCGTTTGGAAACATTGCTCATTTGCTTCCACTAAGCTCCAAACTCCTCGATGCGATTTCGAGTTCTCGGATTACCCTTGGCCTCAAAGGGATAACTCCACTTTCCCTTCTTATCTTGACATCCTCCACTACTTGCATGCTTACGCTACACACTTTGATGTGTTGAAGTTTGTTAGGTTCAATTCCAGGGTGGTTGAGATTCGCTACATTGGCGGCGGCGACGGCAGAGAAACCACTAACTTGGATGTGGCGGCTGGACCTGGAGAGTTTGGACCTCTTTTGAGTGGCCATCCTGTCTGGGAAGTCGCTGTGGAAACACATCCATCAAAAACTGTAGAG AGATATGGGTTTGAACTACTGGTGGTATGCATAGGGAAATATGGGGATATACCGAAAATGCCAGTTTTCCCTCCCAATAAAGGCCAAGAAGTTTATGGTGGTAAAGTTATGCACACCCTCGATTATTCTAAGCTCGATAAAGAAGTCGCCCGAGAGTTGTTGAAAGGCAAGAAAGTCGCTGTCGTTGGCTATAAGAAATCTGCCATTGATTTAGCTACTGAATGTGCCCAGGCAAACCAAG GAGCAGATGGACAACCTTGTACAATGGTGATAAGGACACTACATTGGACGGTTCCAGCTTACTGGATTTGGG CAGTCTCCAAGTTCATAGAGTCTTATCTGGTGTGGAAGCTTCCATTAGTGAAGTATGGACTAAAACCAGACCACCCCTTTGAGGAAGATTATGCATCTTGCCAAATGGCTATCCTGCCTGAAAATTTCTTCTCAGAGGCAGACAAGGGAAAGATCATGTTCAAAAAAACACCCAGATGGTGGTTTTGGAATGGGGGACTCGAATTCGAAGACAACACCAAGTTAGAAGCCGACGTGGTGCTCCTCGCCACCGGTTTCGAAGGCAAAAAGAAGATCCAAGACCTGCTGCCTCAACCCTTCTCGAGTTTAATAGTCGACTCGTCGGGGATCATGCCCTTATATAGGGGCACAATCCATCCATTGATCCCAAACATGGCGTTCGTGGGGTACATCGAGAGTGTTTCGAACCTGCAGACGGCTGAGCTAAGGTGCAAATGGCTGTCGAGACTGGCTGATGGACTGTTCAAGCTACCTAGCATCGAGAAAATGCTAGACCAAACCAGCGAAGAAATCGAGATCATGAAGAAAACGACTCGGTTCTACAAGAGGCATTGCATTTCTACATTCAGTATTAACCACAGTGATGAGATTTGTGAAGAGATGGGATGGAAATGTTGGAGGAAGAATAATTGGGTGTTGGAAGCTTTCGCTCCTTACAGCAGTCAAGATTATGGAGAAGAAGACTAg